The following proteins are encoded in a genomic region of Haloarcula marina:
- a CDS encoding chemotaxis protein CheC, protein MNVDIQSLGTFNQLAHEGAEQATQSMAQMTGIDAAVDVTKITLLDRADIGEELTGQEFVGVQFGFDGVLGGETVLVFDADSADTIADALMPGSSDDPAMAQSGVKEIGNIMMSGFIDGWADYLDSTIDHSPPEYIERTGKDVLPEAPEADEHTQVFVFKSEIEWVGESVNFYIYMLPEYDSLTTAMMEHADTDGDAIPIDKLQTFNEMTTNGTQQAADNVEMMTGIPTDAEVTQISFAPIEDVPKQIGTDTYVGTVVEFTGVPSGYLMVLFDEISAINVAEAMMPVEVEGEGLTDQHKAAIEELGNIMTSGFVDGWANVLQTSVDHTPPRLVHDMGRSIVDPLAAQVGQHQEHAFIIDSEMRTDDIEFSAEIHALPNEQELRAALDDLDVDRADQTDADVEQIFE, encoded by the coding sequence ATGAACGTCGACATTCAGTCGCTCGGCACGTTCAACCAACTCGCACACGAGGGGGCCGAACAGGCGACGCAGTCGATGGCCCAGATGACGGGCATCGACGCCGCCGTGGACGTGACGAAAATCACGCTCCTCGACAGGGCCGATATCGGTGAGGAACTCACCGGACAGGAGTTCGTCGGCGTCCAGTTCGGATTCGACGGGGTGTTGGGGGGTGAGACGGTGCTGGTCTTCGACGCAGACTCGGCGGACACTATCGCCGACGCCCTGATGCCGGGGAGTAGCGACGATCCGGCGATGGCACAGAGCGGTGTCAAGGAGATCGGCAACATCATGATGAGCGGATTCATCGACGGGTGGGCCGACTACCTCGACTCCACCATCGACCACTCGCCGCCGGAGTACATCGAGCGAACCGGGAAAGACGTACTTCCCGAGGCACCGGAGGCCGACGAACACACGCAGGTGTTCGTCTTCAAGTCCGAAATCGAGTGGGTCGGGGAGTCGGTGAACTTCTACATCTACATGCTGCCGGAGTACGACTCGCTCACGACGGCGATGATGGAACACGCCGACACGGACGGCGACGCCATCCCCATCGACAAACTCCAGACGTTCAACGAGATGACCACCAACGGCACGCAACAGGCCGCCGACAACGTCGAGATGATGACCGGCATTCCGACGGACGCGGAGGTGACCCAGATAAGCTTCGCGCCCATCGAGGACGTGCCCAAGCAAATCGGGACGGACACCTACGTCGGGACGGTGGTGGAGTTCACGGGGGTCCCGAGCGGCTATCTGATGGTGCTGTTCGACGAAATCTCGGCGATAAACGTCGCCGAGGCGATGATGCCCGTCGAGGTCGAGGGCGAGGGCTTGACCGACCAGCACAAGGCGGCCATCGAGGAACTGGGCAACATCATGACCAGCGGGTTCGTCGACGGGTGGGCGAACGTGCTCCAGACCTCGGTCGACCACACGCCTCCGCGACTGGTCCACGACATGGGCCGGTCCATCGTCGACCCGCTCGCGGCGCAGGTGGGCCAGCATCAGGAACACGCCTTCATCATCGACTCGGAGATGCGGACCGACGACATCGAGTTCAGCGCGGAGATTCACGCGCTACCCAACGAGCAGGAACTGCGGGCGGCACTCGACGACTTGGACGTCGACCGGGCCGACCAGACCGACGCCGACGTCGAACAGATATTCGAATAA
- a CDS encoding flagellin: MGFSVSGSAAIIFVATFIGFGMFYSATANGFENINDAREAQTDRTLEQQNTEITVTDVTYNSTTPSLNVTVVNAGSTELAVEDIDVLANDDYLTGYRTAVDGDETTGLWLPEEQLVINVTGVSPDPGRVKIVTGPGVSAVETTTVVS; encoded by the coding sequence ATGGGCTTCAGCGTTAGCGGCTCTGCGGCCATCATCTTCGTCGCCACGTTCATCGGATTCGGGATGTTCTACTCTGCGACGGCCAACGGCTTCGAGAACATCAACGACGCCCGCGAGGCACAGACCGACCGAACGCTCGAACAACAGAACACCGAGATTACCGTGACCGACGTAACCTACAACAGCACGACGCCGTCGCTCAACGTCACGGTGGTCAACGCCGGGTCGACGGAGTTGGCCGTCGAGGACATCGACGTTCTCGCCAACGACGACTACCTCACCGGCTACCGGACCGCCGTCGACGGCGACGAGACGACGGGCCTGTGGCTCCCAGAAGAGCAGTTGGTCATCAACGTCACCGGCGTAAGCCCGGACCCCGGCCGCGTGAAAATCGTCACCGGACCGGGCGTCTCGGCCGTCGAAACGACCACGGTGGTGAGCTGA
- a CDS encoding chemotaxis protein CheD, translating to MKVYDGSQTDSSQSSTPERIKVGIAEYKVTTDAAVLTTSGLGSCIGIAIHDEVSGAAGLVHIMLPTAEDVGGGNRAKFADTGVAALVEALEAEGASREGMRAKIAGGSDMLDFSENGSSIGSRNSTQVRKTLEEYDIPLVGEDVGGDHGRSLRLESATGDLVVKSANAESTTL from the coding sequence ATGAAAGTCTACGACGGCAGCCAGACTGACAGTTCACAGAGCAGCACGCCCGAGCGTATCAAGGTCGGTATCGCCGAGTACAAGGTGACCACAGACGCGGCCGTGCTGACCACCAGCGGCTTGGGGTCCTGTATCGGTATCGCCATCCACGACGAGGTGTCGGGTGCTGCCGGACTCGTCCACATCATGCTGCCGACCGCAGAAGACGTCGGCGGCGGCAACAGAGCGAAGTTCGCCGACACCGGGGTCGCGGCGCTCGTCGAGGCCCTCGAAGCGGAAGGGGCCTCTCGCGAGGGGATGCGGGCGAAGATAGCCGGGGGGAGCGACATGCTCGACTTCTCCGAGAACGGGTCGTCTATCGGGTCGCGCAACTCCACGCAGGTCCGAAAGACCCTGGAGGAGTACGACATTCCGCTCGTCGGCGAGGACGTGGGCGGCGACCACGGCCGCTCGCTCCGACTCGAATCGGCGACCGGCGACCTCGTCGTCAAGAGCGCGAACGCGGAGTCGACGACGCTTTGA
- a CDS encoding ATPase domain-containing protein: MSIASKNLFSLGLDDHDRLNKELGGGIPPGSIILVEGDYGAGKSAMSQRFTYGLCQEGHDVTYLSTELTVGSFLDQMHSLSYDMVDHMLDENVLFLHADIGESNALTGGDEPTERKELLKRLMEAEVMWDADVIVIDTFDAILRNDPKFEALVRQNEERQAALEVISFFRDVISQGKCIMLTVDPSTLAEEAIGPFRAIADVFIELEMIEVGNDVRRQINVLRFAGMGEQVGDTVGFSVRSGTGIVIESRSVA, from the coding sequence ATGAGCATCGCGAGCAAGAACCTCTTCTCGCTGGGGTTAGACGACCACGACCGACTGAACAAAGAACTGGGCGGCGGCATCCCGCCGGGGAGCATCATCCTCGTCGAAGGCGATTACGGGGCCGGGAAGTCCGCGATGAGCCAGCGGTTCACCTACGGCCTCTGCCAGGAGGGTCACGACGTGACCTACCTCTCGACGGAACTCACCGTCGGGAGCTTCTTAGACCAGATGCACTCGCTGTCCTACGACATGGTCGACCACATGCTGGACGAGAACGTCCTGTTCCTCCACGCGGACATCGGCGAGTCCAACGCCCTCACCGGCGGCGACGAACCGACCGAGCGCAAGGAACTCCTGAAACGACTGATGGAGGCCGAGGTGATGTGGGACGCAGACGTCATCGTCATCGACACGTTCGACGCCATTCTGCGGAACGACCCCAAGTTCGAGGCGCTCGTCCGGCAGAACGAGGAGCGACAGGCCGCACTGGAGGTCATCTCCTTCTTCCGGGACGTCATCTCGCAGGGCAAGTGCATCATGCTCACCGTCGACCCGTCGACGTTGGCCGAAGAGGCCATCGGCCCGTTCCGCGCCATCGCCGACGTGTTCATCGAACTGGAGATGATCGAAGTCGGCAACGACGTGCGCCGACAGATCAACGTCCTCCGGTTCGCCGGGATGGGCGAACAGGTCGGTGACACCGTCGGGTTCTCGGTGCGGTCGGGCACCGGCATCGTCATCGAATCGAGAAGCGTTGCATAA
- a CDS encoding CARDB domain-containing protein has protein sequence MAGVSASHLILFIASMMVAASVAGVFTDTIGQLSSAVSEQGLDVSSDVRTDIEIISDSGSDAIYDSDGNGNITLHVKNTGSEDLAADPTQIDLFVDGQYVSAYEVTVVGGDTTWRPGSVVRLEISRSLSAGDHRVKLVVNGDEEVFEFRT, from the coding sequence ATGGCGGGCGTCTCCGCGTCGCACCTCATCCTCTTTATCGCCTCGATGATGGTCGCGGCCAGCGTCGCGGGCGTGTTCACCGACACCATCGGGCAGTTGAGCAGCGCCGTCTCCGAACAAGGACTCGACGTGAGCAGCGACGTGCGGACGGACATCGAAATCATCTCCGACAGCGGCAGCGACGCCATCTACGACAGCGACGGCAACGGGAACATCACGCTCCACGTCAAGAACACCGGCAGTGAGGACTTAGCGGCCGACCCGACGCAGATAGACCTGTTCGTCGACGGCCAGTACGTCTCGGCGTACGAGGTGACCGTCGTCGGCGGCGACACCACGTGGCGGCCCGGCAGCGTCGTCCGCCTCGAAATCTCGCGGTCGCTGTCGGCCGGTGACCACCGCGTGAAACTCGTGGTCAACGGCGACGAGGAGGTGTTCGAGTTCCGAACATGA
- the cheY gene encoding chemotaxis protein CheY, whose protein sequence is MPDVLIADDSEFMRNLLREILEEDHTIVGEVENGVEAVEVYKEQTPDLVMMDIVMPIRDGIEATGEIKSANPDANVIMCTSVGQEEKMKEAVKAGADGYITKPFQKPSVMEAIEDVVPS, encoded by the coding sequence ATGCCAGACGTACTGATAGCCGACGACTCGGAGTTTATGCGAAACCTCCTTCGGGAGATTCTCGAAGAGGACCACACCATCGTCGGGGAAGTCGAGAACGGCGTAGAGGCCGTCGAGGTGTACAAAGAGCAGACGCCCGACCTCGTGATGATGGACATCGTGATGCCCATTCGCGACGGCATCGAAGCGACCGGCGAAATCAAATCGGCCAATCCCGACGCCAACGTCATCATGTGTACGAGCGTCGGCCAGGAAGAGAAGATGAAAGAGGCCGTCAAGGCCGGGGCCGACGGCTACATCACCAAACCGTTCCAGAAACCGAGCGTGATGGAGGCTATCGAGGACGTCGTCCCGTCATAG
- a CDS encoding FlaD/FlaE family flagellar protein, translating to MSSLALAPTLQALAPDVVAVVPALLVLLSGGLVGMSIKNMFDSIMSDDEGDDDTDDEMADGGGLMAEEGGGDDLGGLGGLDDGDDMGGFGDDEFGDMEDATGPDTDELEHRLDELENEVGSLSSTVNTVRTENESISESVEEVEENVRKLLDIYEMVTRGVNPFADDVDGGMAGGGMGDGSFGLFDNDDGGDEEEQIDDNVANADAEGFFDEDLVEDDGGDEMSMGDTDDMFGDDDLGGGFEDDGGSFDEEFDEFDDTEEDMSMDDGLDMDEGGSDDGDGDGGKSFAELKDEYESGEADWAEGDEDGDAVEDDGDLIADDGDDLLEDDGDLIAEDDGGLEDDDLFDEVIEDDAMDEDTESPMDIDATETPAEADPEPEPEPEPEPEPDAKPEPEPEPDPAASETSDTAEAATTTETADASGDGKPYLATMPEGFAADLIVIEWLEFLVQQAGYRETARAIDYYETIGWIDESVADTLTEYLRGFEDIDDDGAGLTIDHHTESLHYISQLDDDSGADAVALSKLVGGGSDGLQR from the coding sequence ATGAGTAGTCTCGCCCTCGCACCGACGCTGCAGGCACTCGCTCCCGACGTGGTTGCGGTCGTGCCCGCGTTACTGGTTCTCCTCTCGGGGGGACTCGTCGGTATGAGCATCAAGAACATGTTCGACTCGATAATGTCGGACGACGAGGGCGACGACGACACTGACGACGAGATGGCCGACGGCGGCGGCCTGATGGCCGAGGAGGGCGGCGGCGACGACCTCGGCGGCCTCGGCGGCCTCGACGACGGCGACGACATGGGCGGGTTCGGCGACGACGAGTTCGGCGACATGGAAGACGCCACCGGCCCGGACACGGACGAACTCGAACACCGCCTCGACGAACTGGAAAACGAGGTCGGGAGCCTCTCCTCGACGGTCAACACGGTCCGGACCGAGAACGAGTCTATCTCCGAATCCGTCGAGGAGGTCGAGGAGAACGTCCGGAAACTGCTCGACATCTACGAGATGGTCACGCGCGGGGTCAACCCCTTCGCCGACGACGTCGACGGCGGGATGGCCGGCGGCGGCATGGGCGACGGCTCGTTCGGCCTCTTCGACAACGACGACGGCGGCGACGAGGAAGAGCAAATCGACGACAACGTCGCCAACGCGGACGCGGAGGGCTTTTTCGACGAAGACCTCGTCGAGGACGACGGCGGCGACGAGATGTCGATGGGCGACACCGACGACATGTTCGGCGACGACGACCTCGGCGGCGGCTTCGAGGACGACGGGGGCTCGTTCGACGAGGAGTTCGACGAGTTCGACGACACGGAGGAAGACATGAGTATGGACGACGGACTCGACATGGACGAGGGTGGTAGCGACGACGGGGACGGCGACGGCGGCAAGTCCTTCGCCGAACTCAAAGACGAGTACGAGTCCGGCGAAGCCGACTGGGCGGAGGGAGACGAGGACGGCGACGCCGTCGAGGACGACGGCGACCTCATCGCGGACGACGGCGACGACTTACTCGAAGACGACGGTGACCTCATCGCCGAGGACGACGGTGGACTGGAGGACGACGACCTGTTCGACGAGGTCATCGAAGACGACGCGATGGACGAGGATACCGAATCCCCGATGGACATCGATGCGACGGAGACGCCAGCGGAAGCGGACCCCGAACCTGAACCTGAACCTGAGCCTGAACCAGAACCGGACGCGAAGCCGGAACCCGAACCCGAGCCTGACCCCGCGGCGAGCGAGACGAGCGACACCGCCGAGGCGGCTACGACGACAGAGACGGCGGACGCCAGCGGCGACGGCAAGCCCTATCTGGCGACGATGCCCGAGGGCTTCGCGGCGGACCTCATCGTCATCGAATGGCTGGAGTTCCTCGTCCAGCAGGCGGGCTACCGCGAGACGGCCCGCGCCATCGACTACTACGAGACCATCGGCTGGATAGACGAGTCCGTCGCCGACACGCTGACCGAGTACCTCCGCGGCTTCGAGGACATCGACGACGACGGCGCGGGGCTGACCATCGACCACCACACCGAGAGCCTCCACTACATCTCGCAACTCGACGACGACAGCGGGGCGGACGCCGTCGCCCTCTCGAAACTCGTCGGAGGTGGTTCGGATGGGCTTCAGCGTTAG
- a CDS encoding type II/IV secretion system ATPase subunit encodes MTDHGRAKPSDELRQIAARRPHLRDHLKKFKQITGEFPMLIEEADSDFESDRPNVLYPVGGPIFCHVYGDVGQDTKYYAIEPELDQDERAVFGKVRNRLLQKSVNKPAPENEAEYDDRIEELLQETTKIRDEDSDSGVLTRLSNLTNVGSVEVTQSTYENILYRLNRDIVGLGPLEPVMRDPANEDIHVIGRSECHVDHGVYGMLETTVEWKSEEAFDQWLRNMGERMGDPVSDSDPIVDSTLPDGSRLNLIYSDDVSVKGPSLTIRQGDEVPLSVFQITKWMTLSPELAAYLWLCLENEQTVFVVGETASGKTTTLNAITSFIPDDAKIYTAEDTAEVLPPHNTWQQLLTREGEDEGTSIDMFDLVAAALRSRPDYIIVGEVRGEEGRMAFQAAQTGHPVMLTFHASDIVSMIQRFTGEPINVPETFMDVADVALFQNRVKQGDQVLRRVTSVQEIEGYSKEMDGVVTRQVFNWDPVEDEIVFQGMNNSYVLEEQIATLLGYEDTRDIYDDLQFRANMIERAMQEGILGYHEVNDFISDFQRDGIEGIPFNISRPN; translated from the coding sequence ATGACAGACCACGGACGCGCGAAACCCTCGGACGAACTTCGACAGATTGCGGCCCGGCGGCCCCACCTGCGAGACCACCTCAAGAAGTTCAAGCAGATTACCGGGGAGTTCCCGATGCTCATCGAGGAGGCCGACAGCGACTTCGAGTCCGACCGGCCGAACGTCCTCTACCCCGTCGGCGGTCCCATCTTCTGTCACGTCTACGGCGACGTGGGGCAAGACACGAAGTACTACGCCATCGAACCGGAACTCGACCAGGACGAGCGAGCGGTCTTCGGGAAGGTCCGCAACCGCCTCCTCCAGAAGAGCGTCAACAAGCCTGCCCCCGAAAACGAGGCCGAATACGACGACCGAATCGAGGAACTCCTCCAGGAGACGACGAAGATTCGCGACGAGGACAGCGACAGCGGCGTCCTCACCCGCCTGTCGAACCTCACCAACGTCGGGAGCGTCGAGGTCACCCAGTCCACCTACGAGAACATCCTCTACCGCTTGAACCGCGACATCGTTGGTCTGGGCCCGCTGGAACCGGTGATGCGCGACCCGGCCAACGAGGACATTCACGTCATCGGCCGCAGCGAGTGCCACGTCGACCACGGCGTCTACGGCATGCTGGAGACGACCGTGGAGTGGAAGAGCGAGGAGGCCTTCGACCAGTGGCTTCGGAACATGGGCGAACGGATGGGCGACCCCGTCTCGGACTCCGACCCAATCGTCGACTCGACGCTCCCCGACGGGTCGCGTCTGAACCTCATCTACTCCGACGACGTGAGCGTCAAGGGCCCGTCGCTCACCATCCGGCAGGGCGACGAAGTCCCACTGTCGGTGTTCCAGATTACGAAGTGGATGACCCTCTCGCCGGAACTGGCGGCGTACCTCTGGCTCTGTCTGGAGAACGAACAGACCGTGTTCGTCGTCGGGGAGACGGCGTCCGGGAAGACGACGACGCTGAACGCCATCACCTCCTTCATCCCTGACGACGCGAAGATATACACCGCGGAGGACACCGCCGAGGTCCTGCCCCCGCACAACACGTGGCAGCAACTGCTGACCCGGGAGGGCGAAGACGAGGGGACGAGCATCGACATGTTCGACCTCGTCGCGGCCGCCCTGCGGTCGCGCCCCGACTACATCATCGTGGGCGAGGTCCGTGGCGAGGAGGGGCGGATGGCCTTCCAGGCCGCCCAGACCGGTCACCCGGTCATGCTGACCTTCCACGCGAGCGACATCGTCTCGATGATTCAGCGCTTCACCGGCGAACCCATCAACGTCCCCGAGACGTTCATGGACGTGGCCGACGTGGCCCTGTTCCAGAACCGCGTCAAGCAGGGCGACCAAGTCCTGCGCCGGGTCACGAGCGTCCAGGAAATCGAAGGCTACTCCAAGGAGATGGACGGGGTCGTCACCCGGCAGGTGTTCAACTGGGACCCCGTCGAGGACGAAATCGTCTTCCAGGGGATGAACAACTCCTACGTCCTCGAAGAGCAAATCGCGACGCTGTTGGGGTACGAGGACACCCGCGACATCTACGACGACCTGCAGTTCCGCGCGAACATGATAGAGCGCGCCATGCAGGAAGGGATTCTGGGCTACCACGAGGTCAACGACTTCATCTCTGACTTCCAGCGCGACGGCATCGAAGGGATTCCCTTCAACATCAGCCGTCCCAACTGA